Proteins from one Flammeovirgaceae bacterium genomic window:
- a CDS encoding DUF1572 family protein — MPTTANPGFLKSTIQVFTNYKGLGEKTFDQLTDAQLQWKPNASSNSIALIVHHLSGNMLSRWTDFLTSDGEKPWRDREAEFETGYADRASMMEAWDKGWECLLSALKGLGPEDLGKTIYIRNEGHTVVEAVQRQLAHYASHIGQIMFIGKLIKDSGWKSLSIPKGGTREFNAGKFGQPKK; from the coding sequence ATGCCCACAACGGCCAACCCGGGTTTTTTGAAAAGCACCATCCAGGTTTTTACCAACTACAAAGGCCTGGGCGAAAAAACCTTTGACCAGCTTACGGACGCCCAATTGCAATGGAAGCCCAATGCATCAAGCAACAGCATAGCATTGATCGTGCACCACCTTTCAGGCAACATGCTTTCGAGGTGGACGGATTTCCTTACCAGCGATGGCGAAAAGCCCTGGCGCGACAGGGAGGCGGAATTTGAAACAGGCTATGCCGACAGGGCAAGTATGATGGAAGCCTGGGACAAGGGCTGGGAGTGCCTGCTCTCCGCCCTTAAAGGACTCGGGCCGGAGGATCTCGGGAAAACCATATACATTAGGAACGAAGGCCATACCGTGGTGGAGGCGGTGCAACGGCAACTTGCCCACTACGCTTCGCACATTGGGCAAATCATGTTTATCGGTAAGCTCATAAAGGACAGCGGGTGGAAATCGCTTTCCATCCCAAAAGGAGGGACACGTGAATTCAACGCAGGCAAATTTGGCCAGCCAAAAAAATGA
- a CDS encoding acyl-CoA desaturase, with protein sequence METAVVPEVRRKPILKQEIAFLTIHLLPLAAIWTGATFFDWMVCVFLYVFRMFWITGGYHRYFAHKSYNTSRWFQFVIAFMAQTSAQKGALWWAAHHRHHHRHSDTPADPHSMKIYGFWYSHVGWIVGPDFKETDYKVIGDYAKYPELVWLNKHYLVPPVLLAVAVTALGGIVNGGSLLAMFTTAGLSTLFIGFFLSTVVLYHGTFSINSIMHKFGKQRYETGDESRNSLWLALLTLGEGWHNNHHYYEVASRQGFFWWEIDITWYILKMLSWTGLIWDLKGVPRHIKLSKNKGHARELKKEYSEALKSA encoded by the coding sequence ATGGAAACCGCAGTTGTCCCTGAAGTAAGGAGAAAGCCAATTCTAAAGCAGGAAATAGCTTTTTTGACCATCCACTTGTTGCCCCTGGCCGCGATCTGGACGGGCGCCACCTTTTTTGACTGGATGGTATGTGTTTTTTTGTACGTCTTCCGGATGTTTTGGATTACGGGCGGGTACCATCGTTATTTTGCGCACAAGTCGTACAACACATCGCGCTGGTTCCAGTTTGTGATAGCCTTTATGGCCCAAACGTCCGCGCAAAAGGGGGCCTTGTGGTGGGCGGCCCACCACCGTCACCACCACCGCCATAGCGATACCCCGGCCGACCCGCATTCGATGAAGATTTATGGGTTTTGGTATTCCCATGTGGGCTGGATAGTAGGCCCCGATTTTAAGGAAACGGATTACAAAGTAATCGGGGACTATGCCAAATACCCCGAGCTGGTTTGGCTTAACAAACATTATTTGGTGCCACCGGTATTATTGGCGGTGGCCGTGACCGCCCTGGGCGGGATAGTAAATGGCGGAAGCCTCCTGGCGATGTTCACCACCGCAGGGCTTTCCACCTTGTTCATCGGGTTTTTCCTAAGCACGGTGGTGCTGTACCACGGCACTTTCTCCATCAACTCCATCATGCACAAGTTTGGCAAGCAGCGCTATGAGACGGGGGACGAATCGAGGAATAGTTTGTGGCTGGCCTTGCTCACATTGGGCGAGGGGTGGCACAACAACCATCACTACTACGAGGTGGCCTCCCGCCAGGGGTTCTTTTGGTGGGAAATCGACATCACCTGGTATATACTTAAAATGCTTTCCTGGACCGGGTTGATATGGGATTTGAAGGGGGTGCCCAGGCATATTAAATTGTCGAAAAACAAAGGCCACGCCCGGGAGTTGAAGAAAGAATACAGCGAAGCCTTAAAATCTGCCTAA
- the mutS gene encoding DNA mismatch repair protein MutS yields MASNSSVTPLMKQYNAIKVKYPGALLLFRVGDFYETFGEDAVKASKVLDIVLTKRGSGSASEVELAGFPHHALDSYLPKLVRAGHRVAICDQLEDPRFVKGIVKRGVTELVTPGVSFNDNVLEKRQNNFLASIHVGKNLLGVAFLDISTGEFYAAEGNETYVLKLVQSFSPAEIIFGKPHREKLESQFGESYATFALDEWVFATDYTYEKLIHQFKTANLKGFGIEGMAEAIVAAGAILHYLEATEHKEAHHISSISRIDEDKFVWLDKFTIRNLEMVSPQQEGGIPLIEILDKTVTAMGSRQLRKWMILPLKELSAVQERLDVVGTFFQEERLLEKIVEQLGHIGDLERLISKVAVGRINPREMVQMKRSLQAVLPIKDLLKGDKSVPLNKLGDQLERCGFLLDKIEKELKEDAPMLQHQGGIIKEGVNEELDELRSIAFSGKDYLIKIQKREVERTGISSLKISYNKVFGYYLEVSNAHKAKVPAEWIRKQTLVNAERYITEELKAYEEKILHAEEKLTVIEQKLFQDLVLTASDFISQIQQNAKTIAVLDCLVSFAVVARANRYSKPEVNGTTTIEIKEGRHPVIEKQLPPGESYIPNDIYLDNESQQILVITGPNMSGKSALLRQTALIVLMAQMGSFVPAASAKIGMVDKVFTRVGASDNLSRGESTFMVEMTETASILNNLSNRSLILMDEIGRGTSTYDGVSIAWAIVEYLHNHQEHKPKTLFATHYHELNQLAEDLVRVKNFNVSVKETGEKIIFMRKLKEGGSEHSFGIHVAQLAGMPNRIVIRANEVLHFLEKDKRKNAPKNKMETLPPPPAQMGLFEVDPKLKQMEGLLSKIDINTISPVEALLKLNEVLSLLRKS; encoded by the coding sequence ATGGCCTCCAATTCTTCAGTGACCCCTTTAATGAAACAGTACAATGCCATCAAGGTGAAATATCCGGGGGCGTTGTTGCTGTTTAGGGTGGGCGATTTTTACGAAACCTTTGGGGAGGATGCCGTGAAGGCGAGCAAGGTGCTGGACATCGTGCTTACCAAAAGGGGCAGCGGCTCGGCATCGGAAGTTGAGCTGGCCGGGTTTCCCCACCATGCGCTGGACAGCTATTTGCCCAAGCTGGTAAGGGCAGGGCACCGTGTGGCCATTTGTGATCAATTGGAAGACCCCAGGTTTGTAAAAGGCATTGTAAAACGTGGTGTTACCGAGTTGGTCACCCCCGGGGTTTCCTTCAACGACAACGTACTTGAGAAAAGGCAGAACAACTTCCTGGCCTCCATCCATGTAGGCAAAAATTTGTTGGGCGTGGCCTTTTTGGATATCAGCACCGGGGAATTTTATGCCGCTGAAGGAAACGAAACCTATGTGTTGAAGCTGGTACAGAGCTTCTCCCCTGCCGAAATCATTTTTGGCAAGCCCCATAGGGAAAAGCTGGAAAGCCAGTTTGGCGAATCGTATGCCACGTTTGCATTGGACGAGTGGGTTTTTGCCACTGACTATACGTATGAAAAACTCATCCATCAATTTAAGACCGCCAATCTAAAAGGGTTTGGCATAGAAGGGATGGCCGAGGCCATTGTGGCGGCAGGGGCCATACTGCACTACCTGGAAGCCACGGAGCACAAAGAGGCACACCATATATCTTCTATTTCCCGGATTGACGAAGACAAATTTGTTTGGCTCGATAAGTTTACCATACGCAACCTTGAAATGGTAAGCCCCCAGCAGGAAGGGGGCATTCCCCTTATCGAAATCCTGGACAAGACGGTGACCGCCATGGGGTCCAGGCAATTGCGGAAATGGATGATACTGCCGTTGAAGGAATTGTCCGCAGTGCAGGAGCGCCTGGATGTGGTGGGCACCTTTTTCCAGGAAGAAAGGCTCCTTGAAAAAATTGTGGAACAACTTGGCCACATCGGGGACCTGGAAAGGCTTATCTCCAAAGTGGCCGTGGGGAGGATCAACCCCCGGGAAATGGTCCAGATGAAAAGGTCCTTGCAGGCCGTACTCCCGATAAAAGACTTGCTCAAAGGGGACAAATCCGTGCCGTTGAACAAACTGGGGGACCAACTTGAAAGGTGCGGGTTTTTACTGGATAAAATCGAAAAAGAATTGAAAGAGGATGCGCCCATGTTGCAGCACCAGGGCGGTATCATAAAGGAGGGCGTAAATGAAGAACTGGACGAACTCCGCAGCATTGCCTTTTCCGGCAAGGATTACTTGATTAAAATCCAAAAAAGGGAAGTAGAAAGGACAGGTATCTCCTCTTTAAAAATATCCTATAACAAAGTATTTGGTTATTACCTGGAGGTAAGCAATGCCCACAAGGCAAAGGTGCCGGCAGAATGGATCCGCAAGCAGACCCTGGTAAATGCAGAGCGGTATATTACGGAAGAATTGAAGGCGTATGAAGAGAAGATTTTGCATGCAGAGGAGAAGCTTACCGTAATCGAACAAAAGCTGTTTCAGGACCTCGTGCTGACGGCTTCTGATTTCATTTCACAGATACAGCAAAATGCAAAAACCATAGCCGTGCTTGACTGCCTGGTTTCTTTTGCCGTGGTGGCCAGGGCCAACCGGTACAGCAAGCCTGAGGTGAACGGCACCACTACAATTGAAATAAAGGAGGGACGGCACCCGGTCATTGAAAAACAATTGCCGCCCGGGGAAAGCTACATTCCCAACGATATCTACCTTGACAACGAATCACAACAAATACTGGTGATCACCGGCCCCAATATGTCGGGAAAATCCGCCTTACTGAGGCAAACCGCCCTGATAGTGCTAATGGCCCAGATGGGGAGCTTTGTGCCGGCAGCCTCGGCAAAAATAGGGATGGTAGACAAAGTATTTACAAGGGTGGGCGCTTCCGACAACCTGTCGAGGGGGGAATCCACTTTTATGGTGGAGATGACGGAAACGGCCAGTATCCTCAACAACCTCAGCAACCGCAGTTTGATATTGATGGATGAAATCGGCAGGGGCACCAGCACCTATGATGGCGTTTCCATTGCCTGGGCCATAGTGGAGTACCTGCACAACCACCAGGAGCACAAGCCCAAGACCCTGTTTGCCACCCATTACCATGAGTTGAACCAACTGGCCGAAGACCTTGTCAGGGTAAAAAATTTCAACGTCTCGGTCAAAGAGACGGGAGAAAAGATCATTTTTATGCGCAAGCTGAAAGAAGGCGGCAGCGAGCATAGCTTTGGGATACACGTGGCGCAGTTGGCCGGCATGCCCAATAGGATCGTGATCAGGGCCAATGAGGTGCTCCATTTCCTTGAAAAAGACAAGCGGAAAAACGCGCCCAAGAACAAAATGGAAACGTTGCCCCCGCCACCCGCGCAAATGGGGCTGTTTGAAGTTGACCCCAAGTTGAAGCAAATGGAGGGCCTGTTGTCAAAAATCGACATTAATACCATCAGCCCCGTGGAGGCCTTGCTGAAGCTCAATGAGGTTTTGTCGCTGCTAAGGAAAAGCTAG
- a CDS encoding MBL fold metallo-hydrolase, with protein sequence MRVEQIYTGCLAQGAYYIESEGEVAIIDPLRETAPYIDRAKKDKATIKYILETHFHADFVSGHVDLARKTGAKIVYGPTAMPKFDCHIATDGEELKVGKVAIKVLHTPGHTTESTTYLLKDESGKDHAIFSGDTLFLGDVGRPDLAQKAADMTQEQLAGMLFDSLRNKIMPLGDDVTVYPAHGAGSACGKNMMKETVDTLGNQKKMNYALRADMSKEEFVKEVTDGLLPPPAYFPENVRLNKEGYESIDKVMSKGLKALSPEEFEMAANAMGALILDTRAAQVFAKGFIPNSINIGIDGSFAPWVGALVPGVGHPLLIVAAEGREEEVVARLARVGYDNSIGFLKGGIQAWAGAGKEMDTITTISAEEYARRIKDEKPKVIDVRKPTEFSTEHVEGALNLPLDFINERLAEFPKEGKFYMHCASGYRSMVAASILKSRGWQNFIEVSGGIKALCEAGIPVTDFVCPTTTQK encoded by the coding sequence ATGAGAGTTGAACAAATATACACAGGCTGCCTTGCACAGGGGGCCTACTACATCGAGTCGGAAGGGGAGGTGGCCATCATTGACCCCCTGAGGGAGACCGCGCCCTATATCGACCGTGCCAAAAAAGACAAGGCCACCATCAAATACATACTGGAGACCCACTTCCATGCGGATTTTGTTTCGGGCCATGTGGACCTGGCCAGGAAAACCGGGGCAAAAATTGTGTACGGCCCCACGGCCATGCCAAAGTTTGATTGCCATATTGCCACGGACGGGGAAGAATTGAAAGTTGGAAAGGTCGCCATTAAGGTGTTGCACACCCCTGGGCACACCACCGAGTCCACCACTTACTTGTTGAAAGACGAAAGCGGGAAGGACCATGCCATTTTTTCGGGCGATACTCTTTTCCTGGGTGACGTGGGCCGGCCGGACCTGGCACAAAAGGCGGCCGATATGACACAGGAACAATTGGCGGGAATGCTTTTTGATTCCCTCCGGAACAAGATCATGCCCTTGGGCGATGACGTGACGGTGTACCCTGCCCACGGTGCCGGTTCTGCATGTGGGAAAAACATGATGAAGGAAACGGTGGACACGTTGGGCAACCAGAAGAAGATGAACTATGCCTTGCGTGCCGACATGTCAAAGGAAGAATTTGTAAAAGAAGTAACTGATGGCTTGCTCCCACCGCCTGCCTATTTTCCTGAAAACGTCAGGTTGAACAAGGAGGGATATGAAAGCATAGACAAAGTGATGAGCAAAGGGCTAAAGGCACTCTCCCCGGAAGAATTTGAAATGGCGGCCAACGCCATGGGCGCGCTCATCCTCGATACCCGGGCCGCCCAGGTTTTTGCAAAAGGGTTTATCCCCAACTCCATCAATATTGGCATTGACGGCAGCTTTGCCCCCTGGGTAGGGGCGTTGGTCCCCGGGGTCGGCCACCCACTGCTGATCGTGGCGGCCGAGGGGCGTGAAGAAGAAGTGGTGGCCCGGCTGGCACGGGTTGGGTATGACAATTCGATCGGTTTTCTCAAAGGGGGGATACAGGCCTGGGCAGGGGCAGGAAAGGAAATGGACACGATAACGACCATTTCAGCGGAAGAATATGCCAGGCGCATCAAAGATGAAAAGCCAAAGGTGATAGACGTGCGAAAACCAACGGAATTTTCCACCGAACATGTTGAGGGGGCGCTCAATTTGCCGTTGGACTTTATCAACGAGCGCCTGGCCGAATTCCCAAAGGAAGGGAAATTCTATATGCATTGTGCCAGCGGGTACCGTTCAATGGTGGCCGCCTCTATCCTTAAATCGCGGGGATGGCAAAACTTTATCGAAGTGTCCGGTGGGATAAAGGCTTTGTGCGAGGCTGGCATTCCCGTGACCGATTTTGTTTGTCCCACAACCACGCAAAAGTAG
- the tatC gene encoding twin-arginine translocase subunit TatC, giving the protein MKVGLYEMGFLDHFEKLRWHLIRSLLAVGTFTILSFVFIRWIFDHIIFAPAQLTFPTFKYMCRLSQLTGVEDLCITDLPFIIQSRNMTGQFMMSVTASFAIGIIVAFPYIIWEFWRFIKPGMIEREIKLSKGAILAVSLLFFLGVFFGYYLLSPMTVWFLSTYSINDAISNEFDITSYVSTIASLVIGCGLLFEFPIVVYFLSKIGIVTPQLMRKYRKHSVVAILVLAAVITPTADPFTLTLISLPLYLLFEISVFTSAVVMKRNLQESPTED; this is encoded by the coding sequence ATGAAGGTGGGGTTGTATGAAATGGGTTTCCTTGACCACTTTGAAAAACTGCGGTGGCACCTCATCCGTTCACTGCTGGCCGTGGGCACCTTCACCATCCTGTCTTTTGTGTTCATCCGCTGGATTTTCGACCACATTATTTTTGCCCCTGCACAATTGACATTCCCTACCTTCAAGTACATGTGCCGGCTCAGCCAGCTAACGGGCGTAGAGGATTTGTGCATCACCGACCTGCCGTTTATCATCCAAAGCCGCAATATGACCGGCCAGTTTATGATGTCGGTAACGGCCTCCTTCGCCATTGGCATCATTGTGGCCTTTCCGTATATCATTTGGGAGTTCTGGCGGTTTATCAAGCCCGGGATGATAGAGCGGGAAATAAAACTGTCAAAAGGGGCCATCCTGGCCGTCTCCCTTCTTTTTTTCCTGGGCGTGTTTTTTGGCTATTACCTGCTCAGCCCCATGACGGTTTGGTTCTTGTCCACCTACTCCATCAACGATGCCATTTCAAACGAATTCGATATTACTTCCTACGTGTCCACCATCGCCAGCCTGGTGATCGGTTGTGGCCTTCTGTTTGAATTCCCCATAGTGGTTTATTTCCTTTCCAAGATTGGAATCGTAACGCCACAATTGATGAGGAAGTACCGCAAGCATTCCGTGGTCGCCATTCTGGTCCTGGCAGCCGTCATTACCCCTACGGCCGACCCTTTTACGCTCACGCTCATTTCGTTGCCCCTGTACCTCTTGTTTGAGATCAGCGTGTTCACCTCTGCGGTGGTCATGAAAAGGAATTTACAGGAATCCCCGACAGAAGACTGA
- a CDS encoding sterol desaturase family protein, with product MQKYYGLFLGSFTGYWDYLKGEILYPGWHNYFYWLLGLSLAVWLLEIIVPWRKGQSVFRKDFWLDGFYMFFNFFLFSLIGYNALSNIGVQAFQDFLGLFGITNLVAVNVATWPHGLQLLTMFVIADFIQWNVHRWLHKVPALWEFHKVHHSVKEMGFAAHLRFHWMETIIYKSIQYIPLAMIGFGIDDFFLVHIFTVAIGHLNHSNVYLTYGPLKYIFNNPAMHIWHHAKHLPEGSAGVNYGLSLSVWDYLFGTAYLPSDGRDIELGFPKDEGFPNRFLSQVAYPFIKKKGNEGF from the coding sequence GTGCAGAAATATTACGGGCTTTTTTTAGGGTCGTTTACAGGATATTGGGACTACCTTAAGGGCGAAATCCTATACCCCGGATGGCATAACTATTTTTATTGGCTTTTGGGCCTTTCGCTGGCCGTATGGCTGCTGGAAATAATCGTGCCCTGGCGCAAAGGGCAATCCGTCTTTCGCAAGGATTTTTGGCTGGACGGGTTCTATATGTTTTTCAACTTTTTCCTTTTTTCCCTAATTGGGTACAATGCGTTGTCCAACATTGGGGTCCAGGCCTTCCAGGATTTTTTGGGCTTGTTCGGCATCACCAACCTGGTGGCCGTAAATGTGGCCACCTGGCCACATGGGCTGCAACTGTTGACCATGTTTGTCATCGCTGATTTCATTCAATGGAACGTGCACCGCTGGCTGCACAAAGTCCCGGCCTTGTGGGAATTCCACAAAGTGCACCATTCGGTCAAGGAGATGGGTTTTGCCGCGCACCTTCGCTTCCACTGGATGGAGACCATTATCTATAAATCCATTCAGTATATACCATTGGCCATGATTGGGTTTGGGATTGACGACTTTTTCCTGGTGCATATTTTCACCGTGGCCATTGGCCATCTCAACCATTCCAATGTCTACCTTACATATGGCCCGCTAAAATATATTTTCAACAACCCGGCCATGCACATTTGGCACCATGCCAAACACCTGCCGGAGGGGAGCGCTGGGGTAAACTACGGGCTAAGCCTGAGTGTCTGGGACTACCTCTTCGGCACGGCCTACCTTCCCTCCGATGGGAGGGACATTGAACTGGGGTTTCCAAAAGACGAAGGTTTTCCCAATAGGTTCCTGTCACAAGTGGCCTATCCATTTATCAAGAAGAAAGGAAATGAAGGTTTTTAA
- a CDS encoding pyruvate carboxylase yields MKIKKILVANRGEIAIRVFRASVEIGLKTVAVYTHEDRYSLHRYKADESYQIGKEGDPLKPYLDMDEILRVALDRKVDAIHPGYGFLSENAAFAKKCEENGIVWVGPNPRVMGLLGDKISAKKIALKNGLPLIESSTVPLSSARVALKEAQRIGFPVMLKAASGGGGRGMRVVRSADEMGNAYEEGTREAFNAFGDGTVFLEKFVEEPKHIEIQVVADKHGNAVHLFERDCSVQRRFQKVVEVAPSFGLKQSILDKLYGYALKVARAVNYDNVGTVEFLVDKRGGLYFIEVNPRIQVEHTVTEMVTGIDLIKAQIFIAGGYKLSDEQIKIPSQSALHTVGYAMQCRITTEDPENDFKPDYGTILTYRSVGGFGIRLDAGSLYQGVKISPFFDSMLVKVSAHSRTLDGASRKMYRALREFRTRGVKTNVAFLENIINHKVFKSGKATVGFIQKHKELFAFDQRQDRATKVVKYLADVIVNGNPDVKAVDKNKLFRVPVVPGHNHGAPCPNGTKDLLTQLGPRKFSEWLLKEKKIHYTDTTLRDAHQSLLATRMRTIDMLEVAASFAHHYPQTFSMEVWGGATFDVCMRFLMENPWRRLRELRKAVPNILLQMLIRGSNGVGYTAYPDNLIESFVEKSWEEGIDVFRIFDSLNWLKNMEPCIRFVNKRTKGLAEVAICYTGDILDPARTKYTLEYYVKLARQIEDSGAHILAIKDMTGLLKPYAAKELVAALKDATKLPVHLHTHDTSSLQSATYLKAIEAGVDVVDVALGGVSGLTSQPNFNAIVEMMKGQKRENKYDMASLNQFSNYWEIVREYYYPFESGLKAGTADVYHHEIPGGQYSNLGPQARGLGLIDKFEEIKQRYAEVNELFGDIVKVTPSSKVVGDLALYMVSNGLTRDDILEKGGSISFPESVQSFFRGDLGQPAGGFPQKLQKMVLKGKPAYKDRPNAHLKPVDLEGGFEAFLKKFQPGFPRELEYVDFLSWKLYPKVFEDLLKKLVEYGDVMHIPTLNFFYGMGLHEETIIEIGEGKKVIIELLSIGTVNEKGMRTVFFKVNGQTRNIEVRDKSVKVEKVENPKIDPGNASHIGAPLQGLLSKILVKKGQKVKKNEPLFVIEAMKMETTITANEGGAIKAIHLKEATMVGPDDLVISLE; encoded by the coding sequence ATGAAGATAAAGAAAATATTAGTGGCCAACCGTGGCGAAATAGCCATCCGGGTATTCCGTGCCAGTGTTGAAATAGGGCTTAAGACCGTGGCGGTATACACGCACGAAGACCGGTATTCGCTGCACCGGTACAAGGCGGACGAAAGTTACCAAATTGGCAAGGAGGGTGACCCCTTAAAACCTTACCTCGATATGGACGAAATCCTTCGGGTGGCCCTTGACAGGAAAGTGGATGCCATCCATCCCGGCTATGGGTTCCTCTCCGAGAATGCCGCCTTTGCCAAAAAGTGCGAGGAAAACGGCATTGTTTGGGTAGGCCCCAACCCCAGGGTCATGGGCCTGCTGGGGGACAAAATCTCGGCCAAGAAGATAGCCTTGAAAAATGGCCTGCCCCTAATTGAGAGCAGCACGGTGCCACTGTCATCGGCACGGGTGGCGTTGAAGGAGGCCCAGCGCATTGGGTTTCCTGTCATGCTGAAGGCCGCCTCGGGCGGAGGGGGAAGGGGAATGAGGGTGGTGCGGTCGGCCGATGAAATGGGGAATGCCTATGAAGAAGGAACAAGGGAGGCCTTCAACGCCTTTGGCGATGGCACGGTTTTCCTCGAAAAATTCGTGGAAGAGCCCAAGCACATAGAAATACAGGTGGTGGCGGACAAGCACGGGAATGCGGTGCACTTGTTTGAGCGCGACTGCTCTGTCCAAAGGCGTTTTCAAAAGGTGGTGGAGGTGGCGCCTTCCTTTGGCCTAAAGCAAAGCATTCTCGACAAGTTGTACGGCTATGCTTTAAAAGTGGCCAGGGCGGTAAATTACGACAACGTGGGCACCGTTGAGTTCCTGGTCGATAAAAGGGGCGGGTTATATTTTATTGAAGTGAACCCGCGCATACAGGTAGAGCATACCGTCACCGAAATGGTAACGGGGATTGACCTGATCAAAGCGCAAATTTTTATTGCGGGGGGGTACAAACTGTCCGATGAACAGATAAAGATCCCATCGCAAAGTGCATTGCATACCGTTGGGTACGCGATGCAGTGCCGCATCACCACCGAAGACCCGGAGAACGATTTTAAACCAGACTATGGGACCATCCTCACCTATCGCAGCGTTGGCGGCTTTGGCATCCGCCTGGATGCGGGCAGTCTGTACCAGGGGGTCAAGATCAGCCCCTTCTTTGATTCCATGCTGGTAAAGGTTTCCGCCCACTCCCGCACATTGGACGGGGCAAGCAGGAAAATGTACAGGGCCTTGCGCGAGTTCAGGACACGCGGGGTAAAAACCAATGTGGCCTTTCTTGAAAACATCATCAACCATAAGGTTTTTAAGTCAGGAAAAGCCACGGTTGGGTTCATTCAAAAGCACAAGGAACTCTTTGCATTTGACCAACGCCAGGACCGCGCCACCAAAGTGGTGAAATACCTGGCAGACGTAATTGTGAATGGGAACCCCGATGTAAAGGCCGTGGACAAAAACAAATTGTTCCGGGTGCCGGTGGTCCCTGGGCATAACCATGGCGCGCCATGCCCCAACGGCACAAAGGACCTGCTCACCCAATTGGGGCCCAGGAAATTCAGTGAGTGGCTGTTGAAGGAAAAGAAAATACATTACACAGACACCACGTTGCGCGATGCCCACCAATCGTTGCTGGCCACCCGGATGCGCACCATCGACATGCTGGAGGTGGCCGCCAGCTTTGCGCACCACTACCCGCAAACATTTAGCATGGAAGTGTGGGGCGGGGCCACCTTTGACGTGTGCATGAGGTTTTTGATGGAAAACCCATGGCGAAGGCTGCGGGAGTTAAGGAAAGCCGTGCCCAATATTTTGTTGCAAATGCTCATCAGGGGTTCCAATGGGGTGGGGTACACGGCCTACCCGGACAACCTTATCGAGTCGTTTGTGGAAAAGTCATGGGAAGAAGGGATAGACGTGTTCCGCATTTTTGACTCTCTCAATTGGCTCAAAAACATGGAGCCGTGCATCCGCTTTGTCAACAAAAGGACAAAAGGATTGGCCGAGGTGGCCATTTGCTATACGGGGGACATCCTGGACCCTGCCCGTACCAAATACACCCTGGAGTATTACGTTAAACTTGCCCGGCAAATCGAGGACAGTGGTGCCCATATCCTGGCCATTAAAGACATGACGGGGCTGTTGAAACCTTATGCGGCCAAAGAACTGGTGGCCGCTTTGAAAGACGCCACCAAGCTTCCGGTCCACCTGCATACGCACGACACCTCCTCCCTGCAAAGTGCCACCTACCTAAAGGCCATTGAGGCAGGCGTGGACGTGGTGGACGTGGCCCTGGGCGGTGTGTCGGGGCTCACCTCGCAACCTAATTTCAATGCCATAGTGGAGATGATGAAAGGCCAAAAGAGGGAAAACAAATATGACATGGCATCGCTCAACCAGTTTTCAAATTATTGGGAGATAGTGAGGGAGTATTATTACCCGTTTGAGTCGGGGCTGAAGGCCGGCACAGCCGATGTGTACCACCACGAAATACCCGGTGGGCAATATTCCAATTTGGGGCCGCAGGCACGCGGGCTGGGCCTGATCGACAAATTTGAGGAAATAAAGCAGCGGTACGCAGAGGTGAACGAGTTGTTTGGCGACATCGTAAAAGTGACGCCCAGTTCCAAAGTAGTGGGCGACCTGGCCTTGTACATGGTGTCAAACGGGCTCACCCGTGACGACATACTTGAAAAAGGCGGGTCCATTTCCTTTCCGGAGTCTGTCCAATCCTTTTTTCGTGGGGACCTGGGGCAGCCTGCCGGGGGTTTTCCGCAGAAGCTGCAAAAGATGGTGCTGAAGGGGAAGCCGGCCTACAAAGACAGGCCCAACGCACACCTAAAGCCGGTGGATTTGGAAGGCGGCTTTGAGGCTTTTCTAAAAAAATTCCAACCAGGGTTCCCCCGCGAACTGGAATATGTGGATTTCCTTTCATGGAAGCTGTACCCCAAAGTGTTTGAGGACCTGCTGAAAAAACTGGTTGAGTATGGTGACGTGATGCACATCCCCACCTTGAATTTCTTTTATGGCATGGGCTTGCATGAAGAAACCATAATAGAAATAGGGGAAGGGAAGAAAGTCATCATCGAACTGCTCTCCATTGGCACCGTAAACGAGAAGGGCATGCGCACGGTGTTCTTTAAAGTAAACGGGCAAACCAGGAACATAGAGGTAAGGGACAAGTCGGTGAAGGTGGAAAAGGTGGAGAACCCAAAGATCGATCCGGGCAATGCCAGCCACATCGGGGCGCCCCTGCAGGGGCTGCTTTCGAAAATCCTGGTGAAAAAAGGCCAGAAGGTAAAGAAGAACGAGCCCCTGTTCGTTATTGAGGCAATGAAAATGGAGACGACCATCACCGCCAACGAAGGAGGCGCCATTAAGGCCATTCACCTGAAGGAGGCCACTATGGTGGGACCGGACGACCTGGTCATCTCCTTGGAGTAG